One window from the genome of Candidatus Saccharimonadales bacterium encodes:
- a CDS encoding AbrB/MazE/SpoVT family DNA-binding domain-containing protein: MMFDGFKFYGSATVGTKGQIVIPASARDEMKLKEGDKLIVVRNPRGCVMMLMKAETLEEMIEGMQTKLGMVIESAKELKENSKNLNKGKE; the protein is encoded by the coding sequence ATGATGTTTGACGGCTTTAAGTTCTATGGCTCAGCGACAGTTGGGACAAAGGGGCAGATTGTTATTCCAGCTAGTGCCCGTGACGAAATGAAACTCAAAGAGGGTGATAAACTGATAGTAGTACGTAATCCACGCGGCTGCGTTATGATGCTAATGAAAGCGGAGACCCTCGAGGAAATGATCGAGGGCATGCAGACTAAACTGGGCATGGTTATTGAGTCGGCCAAAGAGCTGAAAGAGAATAGCAAGAACTTAAATAAAGGAAAAGAATAA